From the genome of Streptomyces sp. S4.7:
CGGCGCGTTGAGCGACCGGGTCCTCCGTGCGCTGCGGGGCCGTCCCGGCCGCGAGAATTGCGGGCCGTCGGGCGGCGCGGTTCACGAGGCCGATCCGTACGGCGAGGACCTGCACCTGGCGCTCTACCTCTGCTACGAACTGCACTACCGCGGGTTCCAGGGCGTAGACCCCGCCTGGGAGTGGGACCCGGCCCTGCTCGGACTGCGGGCAGGACTGGAACGGCGATTCCTGGACGCGCTGCGAACGGACACCGAAGACCGCCCCCACGGTGCCGACCGGGCGTTCGACGGCATCCTGGTCGAGCCGGTTCACGGCACGGGGCTCTCGCACTTCCTCCAGGACGAGGGCCGGTTGTGGCAGTTGCGCGAATATGCCGCCCAGCGTTCGCTCTACCACCTCAAGGAAGCCGATCCGCATGCCTGGGTGATCCCGCGCTTGCAAGGCAGGGCCAAGGCGGCCATGGTCGCGGTGGAGTTCGACGAGTACGGCGGCGGCCGGGCCGACCGAATGCACTCACGGCTCTTCGCGGACCTGATGACGGATCTCGGTCTCGACACGACGTACGGCCGCTACGTGGACGCCGCGACGGCGGAGACGCTGGCGAGCATCAACCTGATGTCGATGTTCGGCCTGCACCGCGCGCTGCGCGGCGCCCTGGTGGGGCACTTCGCCGCCGTAGAAGTCACCTCGTCGCCCGCTTCCCGCCGACTGGCGCGGGCGATGCGCCGGGCGGACGCGGGAGAAGCGGCCGTGCACTTCTACACCGAGCACGTGGAGGCCGACGCCGTCCACGAACAGGTGGTGCGCCGCGAGGTGGTCGGCGGGCTGCTGGAGGACGAGCCATGGCTGGA
Proteins encoded in this window:
- a CDS encoding iron-containing redox enzyme family protein → MKSAELTEGESGGPVLPTGRGALSDRVLRALRGRPGRENCGPSGGAVHEADPYGEDLHLALYLCYELHYRGFQGVDPAWEWDPALLGLRAGLERRFLDALRTDTEDRPHGADRAFDGILVEPVHGTGLSHFLQDEGRLWQLREYAAQRSLYHLKEADPHAWVIPRLQGRAKAAMVAVEFDEYGGGRADRMHSRLFADLMTDLGLDTTYGRYVDAATAETLASINLMSMFGLHRALRGALVGHFAAVEVTSSPASRRLARAMRRADAGEAAVHFYTEHVEADAVHEQVVRREVVGGLLEDEPWLEADVAFGVAATDLLDTRVGERTLAAWRADRSSLRTPL